Sequence from the Terriglobia bacterium genome:
CTCGCGGTAGTCGCGGCCATTTCAATCCCGGCTGTATACATCACTACCGAGTTCTGGTTCGGAAAACAGATACGCAATCCGGGCGATCCCGGAGCGGCGCAGTCGGCGTGGGCAGCCGCCGAAAAGATGAGAACCATGGAGAAGAGTGAGAAGGCGATAACTTTCTGTATGAGCACTTAGAGCCCCTTGTGAAGCCGAAGGTCTACCGTGCCAAACAAAGAAGCAATCGCAATGCCAACAAAGAGCGTCAACTTGGCCCGAAAAACCTCGCGGGAAAGGAAATCCCGAGAAGAACAATGCTCAACAGAAGAAAGTGGCTGCCCAATATTGAGCAGCTTACAACTGCGGTAACCAGATATTCATTGGCGCGGCGTCGTCCCGCCGCATCCTAAGAAGATCCTGCCCCGGAGTTACAATTCACGGGTGAACTACGGAATTAGTAACGAAAGAAAGACATCAAGGATGGGAAAGCTCGGAATCCTTCTTATCGCCGGTCTTGTACTGCCGGTGCTCTCTCTCGGTCAGCAATCGGTGCCCCCACAGTCAACTGCACCCGCATCCGGCACAGCGTCGTCCAGGGCCGCGACAGGACAGGACAAGGGTCTGGCCGCCATTGCTACTCAAGACCCCAACACGAAAAAGGCCAAAGACCTGTTGCAGAAAATGATCGCCGCCATGGGTGGGCAGGCTTTCTTGAACTACCAGACGATGACGCAGGAGGGGCGCGCCTATACGTTCTACCAGGGACAGCCGAACTCCCTCGGCATCCTTTTCTGGCGATTCTGGAAGTATCCCGACAAGGACCGCGTCGAACTGACGAAGGACCGTGACGTAGCCTACATCTATAGCGGCGACAAGGGATACGAGATCACCTACAAGGGAACCGCCGCCATTGAGCCCAAGGAACTATCGGATTACCTTCTGCATCGGAGGTACTCAATCGAACAGGTTCTGCGCGTGTGGTTGCCGGATCCCGGCACGCTCGTCCTTTACGACGGCTCTGCCCTCGCCGATCAGCAGTTTGTAGAGCAGGTGACTCTCGTCAATAAGAAGAACCAGTCCGTTACTCTGGGAATCGATCCCAACAGCAATCTGCTTATTAAGAAGAGCTTTACCTATCGCGATTACGATGGATTGAAATCAACCGACGACGAGGTCTATGCCAACTACCGCGCCGAGGACGGGATTCAGACCCCGCACACGATCGTCCGCTACCACAACGGCCAGCAGACGGGGCAGCGCTTCGTCACCACTGTCAGCTACAACGTCCCAATCGATGCCCGCAAGTTCGAGGCTAAGATAACTTACGATTTAAACCAATCCAGGAAAAAGTAACAGAGATCCTTGTCATCTTTGTAAGTGACTCAAAACAGTAAACTTGAACGGGGTCATATTCGCGTAAAAGCCACGTACTGTGGTCAGGCAGCCACAGCGAACCGAATGGAATCACTTGTAATCTAGATTACGGTTCCTGTGAGCTACGAACAGACAATCCGCGAGTCCGTGGAGTTTTCCGGCCTCGGTTTGCATAGCGGCGCTCCCGTCACCATGCGACTCCTTCCGGCGCCGGCCGGAACCGGCGTCATCTTCCGCCGCGTCGATCTCGACAATTTCCTCATCGAGGCTACGGGACACAACGTCGCCAAGGTCAGCTACGCCACCAGTTTAATGAAGAAAGGCGTGCTCATTTCAACGACCGAGCACCTGCTCTCCGCGCTGGTTGGCCTCGGCGTCGATAACGTCATCATCGAAATCGACAACCTCGAGTTGCCGATCCTCGACGGCAGCGCGCTCCCGATCGTCGAGGCCATTCTGAAAGCCGGTGTCCGCAAGCAACGCCGCAAGCGCCACTACCTCCGCATCCTCAAACAGGTTGAATTCCGCGATGGCGACAAGTTCATCGCCGTTTATCCCTGGGACGGCTTCTCGGTTTCTTACAGCATCAACTTCCCCCACCCGCTAATCGGACGAGAGCACTTCCAGATCGAACTGACGAACGGGAGCTACCTGCGGGAGATCGCCGGCGCGCGCACCTTCGGGTTTCTCCACGAAGCGCCCATGCTGAAGAATATGGGACTGATCCGCGGCGCCTCCGAAGACAATGCCATTGTTCTCACTCGCGACGGAATAAAGAATGGCCCACTGCGCTACCCGGATGAATTCGTCCGGCACAAGGTGCTCGACCTCATTGGCGACCTCGCCCTCATTGGCCACCAGGTGCTGGGCCGCGTCGAAGCCGACCGCGCCGGGCACGCCATGCACACCGCGCTGGTCAGCCGCCTACTGCGCGATCCATCGCTATGGGAAATGACGACCGTGGACGGCGAATCGCTCCAGCGTTCCGAACAGATGCAGGCACTCCTCCAACCTTCTGCCGAACGCTAGAGCGCCTGGCTCGCGATTAAATTCGACAAATACTCACCCATCCGCCTTGGTGTATCTTTTCCAGTTCAGCAAAACTATGCAGCCGGGACGACGCAACTCAGAGGAGGAGTATGTCGAAATCGCGCAGAGAATTCCTCACCGAAACCTCGCTCGTCGTGATTGGAGCGGCCGCCGCAACCTTCAGCCACGCGCAAGAGCCGTCGCAGCAACAACAACCGCCAACGCCGGGCGCGCCACCGGCGTTCGGCACCGCGCCGCCGGTCGGACCTGAAGTTTCAGCCGGCACCTTCACCGAGGCTGAAAAACTCGTTCAGGTGGAGTACACGCAACCGCATCTCGAGGAAGCCGCCGGTAATTGGAGAAAATCGATGGCGCCCCTCTATGAGCGCCGTACCGGCCCGCGCAAAACTCCGCTGGAAGACACGCTGCCGCCCGCGACCACTTGGAATCCGCTGATCCCGGGCGCGCCCTCTGGCCCCCCGTCGAATCATTTTGTGCGCAGCCAGATCGACCCCGGCCCTCTGCCGCAGAACGAAGAAGACATCGCCTTCGCTCCTGTAACGCATCTCTCGCGCTGGATCGAGCAGCGCAAACTCACCTCGGAACGCCTCACACGCATTTATCTTTCGCGCCTCGAAAAATTCAATCCGAAGCTGCGCTGCGTCATTACTCTCACAACCGACCTCGCCCTTCAGCAAGCGAAACAGGCCGACCGCGAGATTGCTGCCGGAAAGTATCGCGGCCCCTTGCACGGAATTCCGTGGGGCGCGAAAGACCTGCTCGACACGGCGGACATTCCCACCACCTACGGCGCCGAACCCTATCGGAACCGAGTGCCCAAGGACAATGCTGTCGTTGTTCAGCGTCTGCATGACGCCGGTGCCGTCCTCGTCGCCAAACTCAGTCTCGGTGCGCTCGCGTTGAATGACATCTGGTTCGGCGGTCAGACCATGAATCCGTGGCTATTGGAAGAAGGCGCGTCAGGCTCGAGCGCCGGCCCGGGCGCAGCCAACGCCGCCGGGCTTGTCGGCTTCGCCATTGGCAGCGAAACCGGAGGCAGCATCGTCGCACCATCAATGCGCTGCGGCGTCAACGGTCTGCGGCCCACTTTCGGCCGCGTTGCGCGCACCGGCGCCATGACTCTCTGCTGGTCGCTCGACAAGCTAGGCCCCATGGCGCGCAGCGTCGAAGACACCATCCTCGTGCTCCACGCCATCACCGGGCCCGACCACGCCGACAGCTACAGCCTTCCCAGCAAGCTCGACTACGACGCCACCCGAAGCGTGAAAGGTCTGCGCGTCGGCTATTTCCCCACTTGGATGAAAGAGCCGCCCGCGACCGATGTCGATCGTGCTGCGCTTGAGACGATCCAAAAGCTCGGCATGGTGCCGGTCGAAGTCTCGCTGCCTGACTGGAATTACGACTGCCTGGAAGTCGTTCTCTTCGCGGAAAGCGCCGCCGCTTTCGAAGAACTCACGCTCAGCGGTGCCGTCGATGAGCTCAAAATGCAGGTGCCCGACGCTTGGCCGAATACGTTCCGGCAGTCGCGCTTCCTTTCCGCAGTTGACTTCGTACAGGCCGACCGCATGCGCCGTAAGGTCGCGATGGAAATGTCGCGCGTAATGTCGCAAGTCGACCTGCTGCTCGTGCCGTCCCTGCGCGATGAAATGCTCACGCTGACGAACTTCACCGGCCACCCATCGCTCACGTTGCGCGCCGGCTTCGTCGAAGTTTCCGAAGCCCGCAGCGACTGGGCGCCTGACCCGGCGCATCCGCTTCCGAAATTCAATCCGCCGCGTCGCGTCCCGCACGGCGTCACGCTCATCGGCCGCCTCTTCGACGAAGGCACCGTCGTCCGCGCCGGACTGGCAATGGAGAAGAGCTTCAACGTGGCGGGAGAGAGGCCGCCGGGATTCTAGGAATTTTGTGCAAGTGGGTGGTTCTACACGGGCCATTCGCAGCTCATGTGGTTATGATTCAAATCCTCTGTGTGCTCTGTGCCTTTGTGAAGACGCTCTTGAGGATGAACAAATCCGTCCAGGCAAGAAGCTCATTCTCCCGGATGATATGTCCGCTCCGTATGCCCCTGTAGCTGTGAGCGATAGTAATAAACCTCTCGCAGGTCGCCGGTAGCGTACCGCTTCGCCTCGTCGTTGAAGTGGCGCGACAGGGGATTGCCGCTCTCGCCGCCGGCCGTCACCGCCCTCGCCCGAACCTTCGGACCGAACTCGATGACAGCGACGAAGCTGTTTCCGCTCGTCCCATACCATTTCTTCGTATTCGGATACTGCTTCGCTCCGAACGACGCCAGCGATCCCCATAACGAAGAAGTGAAGGCGACCGGCATGCTCCACTCCGAATCACTGAAGTGCGGATCGATGTCGTCATCGACGCGCTGGAAACGGTTGATTTTGCGCCACGGCGTTTTCCAGGTTCCGAAATCCGCCGTCAGCCGATCCGACGCCGCCGCGAGCGCCGGCAGCAACTTCTCACTCGGCAACTTGCTTATATAGTCGTACGGAGTTTCGCCGCTCGCCAGAATCGCCTCGCGGTTCTGTCGAAACACCTGGTCTCCCCAGAACACGGCCAGCGAGGTCGGAACGGAGTCCAGGCCCCAGCGGTAATCCCACCGACGCAACTCAGCGACCTGGTCCTTCAGTTTCGCTTTGAGCGGATCTGAGTCCGGGGCTTCATCCCAAGACTTGACGAGACTCGGAACTGTCTTGGCGAACCATGGCAGATACGAATCGAATGCCGCACCAATCAGCCCATCGATCGAAAAGTTTTTATTGTCTTCGAGTACGCGAACCGCATGCAATCCGCGCGCCGTCTCGCCACCCATTTCGACATACGCCGGGTAATCGGACTTCTTCAAACTCCCGGGCCCGCCGGCCGACCACGGCGCATCATTCGAGTTATAAATCCATCCGCTCTTCGGATCGAGCAGATGCGGCGCTTCGTCAACCGTGAGGTGGCCATTCCAATCCGTCGCCGGAATGCTGCCATCCACCGGCTTGGTGAAATCGAAACGGTTGTCACGCCGCGGAATGTAGTTTCCCTGGAAGTACGCGATGTCGCCGTCGGAATCCGCGAAAATGGTATTGTTCGACGAGTTCGCGTACATCTCCATCACCTTCAGGTACGACTTGTAGTCCTTCGTCTTCGTCCGCAGGAACGACTGTTCGAGCTGCTGGATCGGCAACTGCATCAGCTTGATCGAAACCCACTTGTCGCCAATCTTGCGAACGACCGGCCCATGGGTCGTGTAGTACACGGTGAACTTTCTCTCGGCCATGCCGTTGTAGGTTCGGTACGGCACCGTGATCACCTTCTCGGTCACCGGACGCTCTTCGTCGCCGTATTTGTAGAAGTACTTGTCGCCCTTTCTCGAGATCGTCTCCAGGTATTCATCCACCGCATCGACGCCGCTCGACGTGTGCATCCAGCCGGTATGCTCGTTGAATCCCTGGTAGATGAAGAACTGTCCCCAGGTGGAAGCGCCATAGGCATCGAGGCCTTCGTCGCTCACCATCTGCAGCTCCGAGCGGAAGAAGAACGACGTATGCGGATTGATCAGCAGCAGCGCGTGGTGGTCAGTCGTATTTGACGGAGCAATCGCCATTCCGTTCGACCCACGCGGCTCGCCATCCTGTGGTCCTTCGTCGGTTTCTCTCGCGGCCGCGCTCGGCGTCCCACTGCCATAGAACGCCTGCAACTCGCGCAGATTCACCCTCTCGATGTCGCCGCCAATGCTGCCTTCCGTGAAGCTCAACGCCATCCACGGCTCAAAGTGGTGGATCACCCGGGGCTTCACATCCGGATGCATATAGAGGTAATAGTTCAGGCCATCGGCGAAAGCATCCATTAGCTTCTTCAGCCACGCCGGGCTCTCCGCGTACTTCTGCTTGAGATCGACAGGATCGATAAACAGCTTCATACGCAGATCCTGGTAGATCGCCGACTCGCCCTGCGTTTGCGCCAGCAGCCCCATGGCGTTGATGTAGTTGGTTTCCACGCGATTGAAATCATCTTCCGCCTGGGCATACTCAGCGCCAAAGACCGCGTCGGCATCGCTCTTGCCGTACACGTGCGCGATACCCCAATCATCGCGAATGATGGTCACGTTAGTGGCTTCCTGCTTCCAGCGTGCAATCTCCTGCTGCGTCGCCGCCTGCGCGGCCAGCGAAAGGAAAACGACTACAAGGACAAAAAGAATTCTCTTCATGAGACCTCTACAGGGGATGGTGTAGGGAACACAAAAACGCCGTTCCGGTTAACCCGACATGGTAACGCATGCGCGTAGCTGAAACGGGTAGAAGTCATCAAGACGGAGTCGCCTAAGCCACACTGCAGCCCTGACGCTCGTCAGCGACCGAACCTCGCTGCTGAAAAGTGAAAGATGCGGTGAGAACTCTGGAGGGGGCAGCGATTACGGCAGGCCGACTGCCGCTTGCACCCGGGCTTGCAAGCAGCAGGGCCTGCCAGGAACCTCTACGCGGTTTTCCCGGCGGCGATTGCGTGGACGTCGCCCGTGGTGAGCGTCTTCCCTCCGATACCCCAGTCCCCGCTCCTCGTTTCTTCCAGAACAACAACGGTATAGGGCCGCAAGGCCTCGCCCTCGATGGATACCATGGCGTCCGTTAGTTTGGTGATGATCTCTTTCTTCTTCGCCGTGGTGAATACGCCTTCAATCATTTTCACTTCGATCAGTGGCATTGCTATCTCTCCTCTTCTACGATATTGGGCTCCTGGTGAAGCCGAGATTGACTATGCGCGAAGAGATGGATGCCGTCTTGATTTTGAGTCTTATGTTTTTGCCTGCGCATCCATAACCGAAACTTCAGTTTTCCTTTCGTCCGGCCCACTTTGCAGTACGTCTATTCAGGTGAAACGATGGATGCTCTTTCCGAAGTATTGCGGGTGGTGAAACTGGAGAGCGCGTTCTTCTACAACGGTGAATTCAGCGCGCCTTGGCGTTTTCGCTCGCCAGAGTCCTGCAAGTTGGCGGCTTTCATTCGTGACGGGGCCGGACACGTGGTTGTCTATCACCTCCTACTCGAAGGCCGGGTCTATGCCGAAGCACAAGATGTGCGACTGCAGCTTCGACCGGGGGACATCGTCATCTTTCCACACGGTGATCCGCACGTAATCGAAAGCGGCCCCTCGCCTTACACCATTGACGGTGAAACCGAACTGCAACGCATCTTCTCCTGTGGGCTGAAACAGTCGCGCATGGGAGGCGGTGGCGAGATCAGCCGCTTTGTGTGCGGGTTTCTAATGTGCGAACCGCGGATG
This genomic interval carries:
- the lpxC gene encoding UDP-3-O-acyl-N-acetylglucosamine deacetylase, with product MSYEQTIRESVEFSGLGLHSGAPVTMRLLPAPAGTGVIFRRVDLDNFLIEATGHNVAKVSYATSLMKKGVLISTTEHLLSALVGLGVDNVIIEIDNLELPILDGSALPIVEAILKAGVRKQRRKRHYLRILKQVEFRDGDKFIAVYPWDGFSVSYSINFPHPLIGREHFQIELTNGSYLREIAGARTFGFLHEAPMLKNMGLIRGASEDNAIVLTRDGIKNGPLRYPDEFVRHKVLDLIGDLALIGHQVLGRVEADRAGHAMHTALVSRLLRDPSLWEMTTVDGESLQRSEQMQALLQPSAER
- a CDS encoding amidase; amino-acid sequence: MSKSRREFLTETSLVVIGAAAATFSHAQEPSQQQQPPTPGAPPAFGTAPPVGPEVSAGTFTEAEKLVQVEYTQPHLEEAAGNWRKSMAPLYERRTGPRKTPLEDTLPPATTWNPLIPGAPSGPPSNHFVRSQIDPGPLPQNEEDIAFAPVTHLSRWIEQRKLTSERLTRIYLSRLEKFNPKLRCVITLTTDLALQQAKQADREIAAGKYRGPLHGIPWGAKDLLDTADIPTTYGAEPYRNRVPKDNAVVVQRLHDAGAVLVAKLSLGALALNDIWFGGQTMNPWLLEEGASGSSAGPGAANAAGLVGFAIGSETGGSIVAPSMRCGVNGLRPTFGRVARTGAMTLCWSLDKLGPMARSVEDTILVLHAITGPDHADSYSLPSKLDYDATRSVKGLRVGYFPTWMKEPPATDVDRAALETIQKLGMVPVEVSLPDWNYDCLEVVLFAESAAAFEELTLSGAVDELKMQVPDAWPNTFRQSRFLSAVDFVQADRMRRKVAMEMSRVMSQVDLLLVPSLRDEMLTLTNFTGHPSLTLRAGFVEVSEARSDWAPDPAHPLPKFNPPRRVPHGVTLIGRLFDEGTVVRAGLAMEKSFNVAGERPPGF
- a CDS encoding penicillin acylase family protein; the protein is MKRILFVLVVVFLSLAAQAATQQEIARWKQEATNVTIIRDDWGIAHVYGKSDADAVFGAEYAQAEDDFNRVETNYINAMGLLAQTQGESAIYQDLRMKLFIDPVDLKQKYAESPAWLKKLMDAFADGLNYYLYMHPDVKPRVIHHFEPWMALSFTEGSIGGDIERVNLRELQAFYGSGTPSAAARETDEGPQDGEPRGSNGMAIAPSNTTDHHALLLINPHTSFFFRSELQMVSDEGLDAYGASTWGQFFIYQGFNEHTGWMHTSSGVDAVDEYLETISRKGDKYFYKYGDEERPVTEKVITVPYRTYNGMAERKFTVYYTTHGPVVRKIGDKWVSIKLMQLPIQQLEQSFLRTKTKDYKSYLKVMEMYANSSNNTIFADSDGDIAYFQGNYIPRRDNRFDFTKPVDGSIPATDWNGHLTVDEAPHLLDPKSGWIYNSNDAPWSAGGPGSLKKSDYPAYVEMGGETARGLHAVRVLEDNKNFSIDGLIGAAFDSYLPWFAKTVPSLVKSWDEAPDSDPLKAKLKDQVAELRRWDYRWGLDSVPTSLAVFWGDQVFRQNREAILASGETPYDYISKLPSEKLLPALAAASDRLTADFGTWKTPWRKINRFQRVDDDIDPHFSDSEWSMPVAFTSSLWGSLASFGAKQYPNTKKWYGTSGNSFVAVIEFGPKVRARAVTAGGESGNPLSRHFNDEAKRYATGDLREVYYYRSQLQGHTERTYHPGE
- a CDS encoding tautomerase family protein, with translation MPLIEVKMIEGVFTTAKKKEIITKLTDAMVSIEGEALRPYTVVVLEETRSGDWGIGGKTLTTGDVHAIAAGKTA